The following is a genomic window from Brucella pseudogrignonensis.
GGTATCTCCAGTTTTATTATGCCAGCAATGACGATGGGCATTATCCTTACGGCAACCAATGTCCGTCTTGTACGCACCTCGATGCTGGAAACGTTGCAATCGCAATATATTATGGTGGCGCGCGCCAAGGGTCTGAGCGAAAACAAAGTGCTCTACAAGCACGCTCTTCGTAATTGTGCAATTCCGCTCATTACATTTATTGGTCTTCAGTTTGGTGGTCTTTTGGGCGGCATCGTGGTCATTGAAAAAGTCTTCAACTGGCCGGGTATGGGTACGCTTGCTTTTGATGCTGTTGGCGGCCGTGATTACCCGGTTCTGCAGGCCACAATCGCAATTTTGTCGATGATGATTATCGGCGTCAATCTTCTGGTAGACATTGCATATGGCCTTGTCGATCCGCGTATCCGGACGGAGTAGAGCAATGGCTATACAAGCGGTTAAAAAGACCTCAAACCTCCGGCTTTCGCGTTTTGCAAGTCTGGAATTCGTTGTCGGCTTTTTGCTGACAGGCGGCATTTGTTTGGCCGTCATCTTTTCCGGCTATCTGTTCCCCGCTGGTGCAAACAAGGTGGACCTTCTTGCGCGTCTGACGCCGCCTTTCGTTAATCCTGCGCATATCTTTGGAACTGATCCGCTCGGTCGCGATGTGCTGGCACGCGTGATTATCGGTGGAAAAATTTCGCTGTTCGTGGGCTTTGTATCCGTTATCGGTTCTGTGATCATTGGTACGATCATGGGGCTGGTTGCAGGCTATTATCGGGGCTTCTGGGACATGGCGCTGATGCGTTTTGTCGATGTGCAGCTTGCAATGCCTTTTATTCTGCTTGCGATCACGTTCATGGCTATTCTCGGAGGCGGTTTGGTCAACACGATCATTCTGCTGATTGTGTCGCAATGCGTGCAATATGCCCGACTTGTGCGTGGCTCGGTGCTGTCGCTGCGCGAGCGCGAATTTATCTTGTCTGCGCGCGCCATCGGTGTGAAAGACTGGCGCATTATCTTCCAGCATTTGCTGCCAAATCTGCTTGGCCCGGTCATTGTTTTGATGACGCTGAATGTGGCCAACAATATCCTGCTTGAATCCAGCCTGACCTTCCTGGGCTTTGGTATTGATTCAACCATTCCAAGCTGGGGCGGCATGCTGGCTGATGGCCGCACTTATCTCCAGACTGCATGGTGGGTGAGCCTTTTCCCCGGCCTCGCCATTCTTTTCACTGTGCTTGGCCTCAACCTTCTGGGTGACTGGCTGCGTGACAGTCTCGATCCAACCGGCAGGACATCGCGATGAGTGTGATTTTTGAAAAGACTTATCAGCGTTCAATTGATGTTTTGATCGAACGCTTTTCAAAGCCGGAATTGCGCGGTGCGAAGTTAGAAGCCTGGCTGTTTGATGATCAGCCTAGCCGCTTCGCAGCAGAAACGAAACTGCGTGAGGCTGGCATTGATGCCCATCTGCGCTCAGCCTATAAACCGCTTCTGCATTTCTTCCTTGAAGAGGTGGATGGTGAAGCCCTCAAAGCTGCAACAATCCGCTACCCGCGTCATGACAATTGCGTCGAAAACCGCTTTTTGCTTGAAACCTATCCGCTGTCCGCGCTTCTGCCTGATGCAAAAATCAGCTTTAGTGCATCGGGTGAGGATGATTTCAACTATGAAGTCGACCTTACATTTGCCGATGGCCACACTGAAAATCATCGTGTTTTCGCACCCAATCGCGTACATGAAGATTTCATAGGCGAAACGCTTGTTTCACCAACCGGCTGGTTGATGGTTGATCATGAAGGCAGCGTCGAAAACGCACGCTTTGAGACAGCCTATGAAAAGCTGTTTCACGATACGATTTCGACCATTGCATCTCATGATTGGGGCAGGGGCGAACCCTATTTTGAAGAGCTGAACATTTCGGTCAGTCTGCCGATAACAGATCGTCGTCTTCCCTATGATGAGGAAGCACTGAGCCTCACTGAAGCTCTGCACGAAGATATTTATTTCTCGTTGCTCGAAGTTTTTCAGAAAAAGTCGGGTCGGCCTGTCGGGGATCGCGGCTTGCAGCCGGGACAGATTGTGCCGGAGGTTCGTTTCCGTGATGCCGATCCTTCTGTGAAGGTGGAAACACGTCCGCTGGCAACGGCTGATGCACTCACTGCCGAGCAGGTGCTGGAAAATGCACAGGCCCCGCTTTCCGCGGACCAAATCCGCCGTGAAATTGCAAAATTGGGCGGCTCGCCTTTTGAAGCGAAGACGCGTGCAGGCCGTAGCGTGCGCGCCACCTATGTCTCGGGCAGTGATCTGCCGATGATGATCAGCGCTGGTCAGCATGCCAATGAAACGACGGGGATCGTTGGTGCATTGCGGGCAGCCACACGGCTTGCCACGCGCGATGGTGGGCATTTCACGATTTCGCCGCAGGAAAACCCGGACGGATATGAAATTCACAAACGTCTGTGTGTTTTGCAGCCACATCATATGCATCACGCGTCTCGCTACACCGCTCTGGGCGATGACTTGGAATATCGCACAGGAGAAGGGCTTTTTGAAAAGGCCATCCGTGTAGAGGCTGAGGCTCTTACAAATGCGAAGCTTCACGTCAATCTGCATGGCTATCCATCGCATGAATGGACGCGCCCGCTATCGGGCTATGTGCCGCGTTCCTTTGCAATGTGGACGCTGCCAAAGGGCTTCTTTCTTATCATCCGCCACCACGCTTCATGGGAGAAAGAAGCTGAACAGCTTATGGATCATGTGACTAAGCATCTTGGTGCTATCGATGGTCTGCTTGAATACAACGATGCGCAGATCAAGCTTTTCGAACAACATGCCGGCGAAACGGGTTTCCGCATTATCAACGGCTTCCCATGTCTGGTTGGTGTTGATGATCGGCATACAGTTCCGCTGACATTGATCACCGAATACCCGGATGAAACCATCTACGGCGACGCTTTCGTCAAAGGTCATACCGCGCAGATGGAAACCGTTCTTTCAGCCTATGATGCCTTGCAATTATTCACGTTCAAGGCTGCGGCAACGAGCTGAGCGTATTTTAAATATGGACAAGAAAAAGCCGCCCTCAAAAATAAGGGCGGCTTTTTTATTTGTAGTGTATTTGACAGTCAGACTGGAAGCCTCTGCTTGACCAAAGTCGTCCAGTAAGAGCAGCCCCAGGCAATGACATCGTCGTTGAAGTCGTATTTGGGGTGGTGCAGATTGGCGCTTGGGCCATTGCCGATGTTGATCATCGCGCCCGGTACTTCGTTGAGCATGAACGCGAAATCCTCACCACCAAGCGTTGCAGGCATATCGCGGGTTACGCGATCAGCGCCGGAAACAGCTTCTGCGGCAAGCGCTGCCAGTTCCGTTTCATGCTCGTGATTGACGGTCACCGGATAATTGCGCTGATAATCGAGCGTCGCCTTTGCGCCAAACGCATCAGCAATGCCTTGTACCGCACGCGATAGTTTTTCTTCGATATGATTGCGGACCTCTTCACGCAAGGTACGCACAGTTCCGGTCAGTTTGATCGACTGTGGAATGACGTTAAACGCATCGCCACCATGAATCGTGGTGATGGAGATCACCGCAGAATCGAGCGGGTCGATGGTGCGTGCACTTAGCGTTTGGATAGCCTGAATGAGTGCTGCCGTTACAGGGATTGGATCAATCGTATGGTGCGGGGAGGCCGCATGGCCACCCACACCATCAATTGTAATATCCAATACATCGACCGAACCCATGATCGGGCCGGAATTGATCGTGAAATTGCCAACTTCGAGGTTCGGACGATTGTGCATGCCGTAAACTTCGTTGACCGGCCAGCGCTTGAACAGTCCATCGTCGATCATTGCTTTCGCACCAGCGCCGCCTTCTTCAGCAGGCTGGAAGATGACGATGACTGTGCCATCGAAAGCGCGGCTTTTGACCAGTTCACGCGCTGCACCCAAAAGCATGGTCGTATGGCCATCATGTCCGCAGGCATGCATCTTGCCCGGTACTTTGGATGACCATTCGGCACCGGTTTCTTCGAGGATCGGCAGTGCGTCCATGTCAGCACGCAGAGCAATTGCGCGGCCTGATTTGTTGGTTTGACCGCGAATGACGCCGACAACGCCTGTGCGGCCAATGCCTGTTACGACTTCATCAAGTCCAGCTGCGCGTAACGCTTCTGCCACCTTTTCAGCGGTGCGATTGACGTCATAAAGGAGTTCCGGATTTTCATGCAGATCACGGCGGAAGGCGATGAGTTCGTCAAGCTGGTTCGAGGTCCAGTTTTCAACCGGCATTTCAGGCTCCTTGTTCTTTCGTCTCAAGGCTGTAGCGGAAATCGCAATGGCTTGCGCCCTTCATGATCGTCTGTGTGCGCTCAAGCTTCATTTCCGGATTATAGCCGATGCAGAAATCACCATCGCGATTACACGAGAGCAGATGCCCGATATGGCCTAACCCCATGTCGCGATACATTTCAGAATAGCGGCAACGCTTCACATTGAAATCGAAGTGGTCTTTGCCCTGCGAAAGAACTTCGATTTCCAACGCATTGTCTTTTGTCCAGAGTGGCAGAATATCGGCAAAGTCCTGCAAGTCTGGCGTGCGGCCAAGCTCTTCCGCAAACACTTTACCCTGATCTATCGCCGAGCGTGTTACCGCTTCGCCGATTGCTGCCTGAGCTTCTTCTTCGCCTGACCGCTCACGAAGAACCTCATAGACATTTTTGAGAACGAGAGCCTCGATGCGGCGTCGTTCGAGAATTGGCAATTGATTCATGGATCTACCTTTCGCATGAATGTTTGACAGTCTGATTTATAAATTCGGTTCCGTAAGGTCCTTGCGCCGCAGCCATGCGAGATAGAAAGGTGCAATCTTTCGTGCCATTGAGTGGAACGGCAGTGGTGCAGGTTCAGAAACCGGAAGTGCGAGTTCTTGCAATGGTTCACCATCAAGCGCGCGTGCAAATTCCCGGCCCATTGCGGTGCCGAGCGCAACGCCACGACCATTGCAGCCGATCCATGCCCAACCATTGGTCCCAAGCTGATGAACACGTGGGAAACGGTCCCATGTCATGCCGATGTAGCCGCTCCAGACATGCGTCATTTCCGGCTGACCAAGTGCTGGGAAAGCCTCTGCCAGATTGCGCGCAGCCTTTTGCTTTACACGTTCTGCAACGTTGTAGTTGCCCATAACCACGCCGCCGGTGATAAGACGATTACGTGCGTCGTAACGGAAAAAACGGAGATCGCCGCGGGTATCGGAAACAGCCTGACGACCCGGAAGGATCATCGCGTGGAGATTATCACTCAGCGGTGCTGTTGCCATTTGCCACGACAACACCGGCACGATTGTCCGTGCCAGACGTGGGGCAAGGCTTTCCTTTATTTCGCCGGTATAGGCGTTGGTCGCCAGCAGAAATCCTTTTGCACGAACGGTTGCATTGGCGGTGCGTACTTCCCAATGATCGCCCTTACGTTCAAAAGAAGTAACCGGGCTTTGCTCATGGACGGTCGCGCCATGACGTTCGGCTGCCGCTGCCAGACCACGCGCCAAAGCCAGCGGGTTGATGTGACCGCCTGTCGGGTTGAACATGCCGCCATACCAGAAATCACTGCCCAAGAGCTGTGATGTGGAAGCGCTGTCGAGATATTCTGCAGGGAAACCAAAGCGCTTCCATGCTTCGACGCGGGCTTGAGAAAGTTTAACGCGGCCCGGAGAATGTGCTGGCTGAAACCAGCCTGTTTGTTCGGCTTCAGCTTCGATTTTCTCATCGCGAACAATAGAAAACAGCGTGTTAGCACTGTTGCCAATCAGCTTTGCAAAGCGTTCACCGGCATCGCCATAGCGTTTGGCAATGGCATCCGGTTCAGCCGCTGTCATGGTTGGAATGACTTGTCCGTTGTTCCGACCCGATGCGCCCCAACCAACAGCATTGGCCTCAAGCAGAATAACGCGCTTACCGCGCTTTGCGAGATGCAGTGCTGCCGAAAGACCTGTGAAACCACCGCCGACGATTGCAACATCCGCTTCTGTGTCGCTGCTCAATGGCGCGGCCGGTATGCGGGACGGTGCGGTTGCAGCCCAAATGGATGGAGGGAACTGGATATGTTGCATAGTATCAGCCGTTTTCAATCTGCGCTGTTGAAGCGGGGTGGCGTCCAGTCTTTGCCGGGAATGGAAGCAAGCAGACGCTGGGTATATTGGTGTTGTGGATTGGCGAAGACATCTGCCGTTGGCCCGGCTTCCGCGATTTCGCCTCTCGACATGACGATAATGCGATCACAAAGCTGGGCAGCGACGCGCAAATCATGCGTTACAAACAGCAGCGAGAGGTTGAGCCGTTCACGCAGATCAGCAAGCAGGCGCAGTACTTGTGCCTGAACCGAGACATCGAGTGCGGAAACCGGCTCGTCAGCCACGATAATACGCGGCTCAAGGGCAAGTGCCCGAGCGATGCCGATACGCTGGCGCTGACCACCCGAAAACTCATGCGGAAAGCGGTCAGCTGCAGCAGGAGAAAGCTCGACCAGCTCAAGCAGTTCACGTGCTTTGGCATGAGCCTGCTTTTTCGGCACGCCGTGGACAATCGGGCCTTGCGCGATGAGATCTACAACACGTCGGCGCGGGTTGAGCGACGCCATAGGGTCTTGGAAAACCATCTGAATGTCTTTGCGCATAGAGCGCACTTCACGCGCACTCGCGCTTAGAAAGTCGCGACCATTCACATCGACTTTGCCGCTATCGGCCTCGAGAAGGCGCGTGACAATCCGAGAAACAGTGGTTTTCCCCGATCCGCTTTCGCCCACAACGCCGAGTGTTTCGCCCTGACGCAATATAAAAGACAGGTCTTTGACCGCAGGTACAGCACTTCGCTTGCCACTGAAAAGTCCGCCTTGCGCTTTGAATGTCTTGCGCAGGTTCTCAGCTTTGAGAATAACCGGCTGACTTTCAACGGATGCTTTGATCGCTGGAGGCGTTAAGGCCGGAACGGATGCGATTAGCGCCTTCGTGTAAGGATGCTGAGGGTGGTTGAGCACCTCATTGGCTGGGCCTTCTTCAACCAGCTCTCCGAGCCGCAAGACCGCAACGCGATCGGCAATCTCTGCCACCACGCCGAAATCATGGGTGATGAAAAGAATGCCGGTGTTATGTTCGCGTTGAAGGTCGCGGATGAGCTTGAGGATTTGCGCCTGTGTCGTGACATCAAGTGCAGTCGTTGGTTCATCGGCGATGATCAGGCGAGGTTTTAGAATAAGCGCCATGGCAATCATGACGCGCTGGCGCTGGCCACCGGAAATCTGATGCGGATAGGCGTTGTAGGCTGACTCGGGGTCAGGGATCTTCACCTCGTTCAGCATATCGATAACCGCAGCGTACCGTTCTTTGCGGCTGAGCTTGGTATGCAATCGCAACACTTCGTCGATCTGCCAGCCAACCGTTTTCTGCGGATTAAGCGCTGTCATCGGCTCCTGAAAAATCATGCCGATGCGGTTGCCGCGCAGCTTCTTCATGTCCGTTTCGCTGAGCGAATAAAGGTCGGTGCCTTCCAGCTTAATACTGCCATTGGTCACACGCACATGTGGTTCGGGTAGCAGACGCATGATGGCGCCTGCCGAAAGCGATTTACCGGAACCGCTTTCACCCACAAGGCAGACAATTTCACCCGGCTTGATGGTGAGTGTCAGGTCTTGCAATGCAAAAGGACGATCGGCGCCCTTGGGCAGCGCAATTTGCAGGTTCTGGATTTCGAGAACGGGAGCCGCAGTCATTTCTTTTTCTGCCTTGGATTGAGCGCGTCGTTCAGGCCTTCGCCAAGCAGGCTGAAGGAAAGCACGGTGAGCAGAATGGCGATGCCGGGAATAACTGAGCAGAACCAGTCGCTACGTAGCACCGCACGACCCTGACCAATCATATTGCCCCAACTTGCATAATTGGGATCGCCAAGTCCGAGAAAGGCGAGGGCGCTTTCCATCAGAATTGCGGTTGCCATGACAACCGAGGCAAAGACAATCAC
Proteins encoded in this region:
- a CDS encoding ABC transporter permease; its protein translation is MAIQAVKKTSNLRLSRFASLEFVVGFLLTGGICLAVIFSGYLFPAGANKVDLLARLTPPFVNPAHIFGTDPLGRDVLARVIIGGKISLFVGFVSVIGSVIIGTIMGLVAGYYRGFWDMALMRFVDVQLAMPFILLAITFMAILGGGLVNTIILLIVSQCVQYARLVRGSVLSLREREFILSARAIGVKDWRIIFQHLLPNLLGPVIVLMTLNVANNILLESSLTFLGFGIDSTIPSWGGMLADGRTYLQTAWWVSLFPGLAILFTVLGLNLLGDWLRDSLDPTGRTSR
- a CDS encoding peptidase M14, with the protein product MSVIFEKTYQRSIDVLIERFSKPELRGAKLEAWLFDDQPSRFAAETKLREAGIDAHLRSAYKPLLHFFLEEVDGEALKAATIRYPRHDNCVENRFLLETYPLSALLPDAKISFSASGEDDFNYEVDLTFADGHTENHRVFAPNRVHEDFIGETLVSPTGWLMVDHEGSVENARFETAYEKLFHDTISTIASHDWGRGEPYFEELNISVSLPITDRRLPYDEEALSLTEALHEDIYFSLLEVFQKKSGRPVGDRGLQPGQIVPEVRFRDADPSVKVETRPLATADALTAEQVLENAQAPLSADQIRREIAKLGGSPFEAKTRAGRSVRATYVSGSDLPMMISAGQHANETTGIVGALRAATRLATRDGGHFTISPQENPDGYEIHKRLCVLQPHHMHHASRYTALGDDLEYRTGEGLFEKAIRVEAEALTNAKLHVNLHGYPSHEWTRPLSGYVPRSFAMWTLPKGFFLIIRHHASWEKEAEQLMDHVTKHLGAIDGLLEYNDAQIKLFEQHAGETGFRIINGFPCLVGVDDRHTVPLTLITEYPDETIYGDAFVKGHTAQMETVLSAYDALQLFTFKAAATS
- a CDS encoding M20 aminoacylase family protein — translated: MPVENWTSNQLDELIAFRRDLHENPELLYDVNRTAEKVAEALRAAGLDEVVTGIGRTGVVGVIRGQTNKSGRAIALRADMDALPILEETGAEWSSKVPGKMHACGHDGHTTMLLGAARELVKSRAFDGTVIVIFQPAEEGGAGAKAMIDDGLFKRWPVNEVYGMHNRPNLEVGNFTINSGPIMGSVDVLDITIDGVGGHAASPHHTIDPIPVTAALIQAIQTLSARTIDPLDSAVISITTIHGGDAFNVIPQSIKLTGTVRTLREEVRNHIEEKLSRAVQGIADAFGAKATLDYQRNYPVTVNHEHETELAALAAEAVSGADRVTRDMPATLGGEDFAFMLNEVPGAMINIGNGPSANLHHPKYDFNDDVIAWGCSYWTTLVKQRLPV
- a CDS encoding L-2-amino-thiazoline-4-carboxylic acid hydrolase: MNQLPILERRRIEALVLKNVYEVLRERSGEEEAQAAIGEAVTRSAIDQGKVFAEELGRTPDLQDFADILPLWTKDNALEIEVLSQGKDHFDFNVKRCRYSEMYRDMGLGHIGHLLSCNRDGDFCIGYNPEMKLERTQTIMKGASHCDFRYSLETKEQGA
- a CDS encoding FAD-binding oxidoreductase, which translates into the protein MQHIQFPPSIWAATAPSRIPAAPLSSDTEADVAIVGGGFTGLSAALHLAKRGKRVILLEANAVGWGASGRNNGQVIPTMTAAEPDAIAKRYGDAGERFAKLIGNSANTLFSIVRDEKIEAEAEQTGWFQPAHSPGRVKLSQARVEAWKRFGFPAEYLDSASTSQLLGSDFWYGGMFNPTGGHINPLALARGLAAAAERHGATVHEQSPVTSFERKGDHWEVRTANATVRAKGFLLATNAYTGEIKESLAPRLARTIVPVLSWQMATAPLSDNLHAMILPGRQAVSDTRGDLRFFRYDARNRLITGGVVMGNYNVAERVKQKAARNLAEAFPALGQPEMTHVWSGYIGMTWDRFPRVHQLGTNGWAWIGCNGRGVALGTAMGREFARALDGEPLQELALPVSEPAPLPFHSMARKIAPFYLAWLRRKDLTEPNL
- a CDS encoding ABC transporter ATP-binding protein; its protein translation is MTAAPVLEIQNLQIALPKGADRPFALQDLTLTIKPGEIVCLVGESGSGKSLSAGAIMRLLPEPHVRVTNGSIKLEGTDLYSLSETDMKKLRGNRIGMIFQEPMTALNPQKTVGWQIDEVLRLHTKLSRKERYAAVIDMLNEVKIPDPESAYNAYPHQISGGQRQRVMIAMALILKPRLIIADEPTTALDVTTQAQILKLIRDLQREHNTGILFITHDFGVVAEIADRVAVLRLGELVEEGPANEVLNHPQHPYTKALIASVPALTPPAIKASVESQPVILKAENLRKTFKAQGGLFSGKRSAVPAVKDLSFILRQGETLGVVGESGSGKTTVSRIVTRLLEADSGKVDVNGRDFLSASAREVRSMRKDIQMVFQDPMASLNPRRRVVDLIAQGPIVHGVPKKQAHAKARELLELVELSPAAADRFPHEFSGGQRQRIGIARALALEPRIIVADEPVSALDVSVQAQVLRLLADLRERLNLSLLFVTHDLRVAAQLCDRIIVMSRGEIAEAGPTADVFANPQHQYTQRLLASIPGKDWTPPRFNSAD